A window of the Anaerolineae bacterium genome harbors these coding sequences:
- a CDS encoding TIGR03617 family F420-dependent LLM class oxidoreductase has protein sequence MRFDASLPPMSLRQVPAVAQAAEAMGFDAIWTTETQHNPFLPHALIAEHTQRITMGTAVAIAFARSPADLAYTAWDLADASQGRFILGLGTQVKAHITRRFGMTWPDSVVVMFREQIQAIRAFWHTWQTGEPLNFRGSYYKLTLMSPFFNPGPIEHPEIPIYIAGVNTGLARLAGEVTDGFLVHPFHTVRYLREVLLPAIEKGAARAGRSRRDVQIMLTAFVVTDEQERDFVRQQVAFYASTPSYRKVMALHGWEEVAERLSALAARGRWDEMPALVSDEMLATFATIASPAELAAALRERYAGLADRLALYTPFVPGQRDAFWKALLAEA, from the coding sequence ATGCGTTTTGATGCTTCCCTTCCTCCCATGAGTTTGCGGCAGGTGCCTGCCGTGGCCCAGGCCGCCGAGGCCATGGGCTTCGACGCCATCTGGACCACGGAGACCCAGCACAACCCCTTCCTGCCTCACGCGCTGATTGCCGAGCACACGCAGCGCATTACCATGGGTACGGCGGTGGCCATCGCCTTCGCCCGCAGCCCGGCGGACCTGGCCTACACGGCCTGGGATCTGGCTGACGCCTCCCAGGGGCGTTTCATCCTTGGCCTGGGCACCCAGGTCAAGGCACACATCACCCGCCGTTTTGGCATGACCTGGCCCGATTCGGTGGTGGTGATGTTCCGCGAGCAGATCCAGGCCATCCGCGCTTTCTGGCACACCTGGCAGACAGGCGAGCCGCTCAACTTTCGCGGCTCGTACTACAAACTTACCTTGATGAGCCCCTTCTTCAATCCAGGGCCTATCGAGCATCCGGAGATCCCCATCTACATCGCCGGGGTGAACACCGGCCTGGCGCGGCTGGCCGGTGAGGTAACCGATGGCTTCCTGGTGCATCCTTTCCACACCGTGCGCTACCTGCGCGAGGTGCTGCTCCCGGCCATCGAGAAGGGCGCGGCCAGGGCCGGGCGCTCCCGGCGCGATGTGCAGATCATGCTCACCGCCTTTGTGGTCACCGACGAGCAGGAGCGGGATTTCGTGCGCCAGCAGGTGGCGTTCTACGCCAGCACGCCTTCCTATCGCAAGGTGATGGCCCTGCACGGTTGGGAGGAGGTGGCCGAGCGGCTCTCGGCCTTGGCGGCCCGCGGCCGGTGGGACGAGATGCCCGCCCTGGTCAGCGATGAGATGCTGGCCACCTTCGCCACCATCGCCTCGCCTGCCGAACTGGCCGCCGCCCTGCGCGAGCGCTACGCGGGCCTGGCCGACCGCCTGGCCCTCTACACCCCCTTCGTCCCCGGCCAACGGGACGCGTTCTGGAAAGCGTTGCTGGCCGAGGCGTGA
- a CDS encoding M42 family metallopeptidase: protein MIMLPEPDTELLQSLLTDLLQTPSPTGFTEAATACVETWLGAHVPQAKLTRTRKGGLLAVWPGERDEAPRALTAHVDTLGAVVKEIKANGRLKLSKVGGFPWNFVEGETVWVHPSRGGEPVPGTLLHQFASVHVYGKKAGEAPRDDEHMEVRLDARVSNADEVRALGIEVGDFVSFDPRVVWHQGFVRSRHLDDKAGVACVMAAWQALAAAGQRPHQTTYFLVSNYEEVGHGAAGVFPPEVGELVTVDMAAVGQGQASDEFHATLCVKDGGGPYHHGLSQRLRQLAEEHGILYRVDVYPYYGSDGEAAWRAGADLAVALIGPGVDASHNLERTHLEALLATTRWIEAYLLSN, encoded by the coding sequence ATGATCATGCTCCCTGAACCGGACACCGAACTGTTGCAGTCCCTGCTCACCGATCTGCTGCAGACGCCCAGCCCCACGGGCTTCACCGAGGCGGCCACGGCCTGCGTGGAGACCTGGCTGGGGGCCCATGTCCCCCAAGCCAAACTGACGCGCACCCGCAAAGGGGGACTGCTGGCCGTGTGGCCCGGCGAGCGCGACGAGGCCCCCCGCGCCCTGACCGCCCATGTGGACACTTTGGGCGCGGTGGTCAAGGAAATCAAAGCCAACGGCCGGCTCAAACTGAGCAAGGTGGGCGGTTTCCCCTGGAACTTCGTCGAGGGCGAGACGGTGTGGGTGCATCCCAGCCGCGGCGGCGAGCCGGTGCCAGGCACGCTGCTGCACCAGTTTGCCTCGGTGCATGTGTACGGCAAGAAGGCTGGCGAGGCCCCACGGGACGACGAGCACATGGAAGTGCGGCTGGACGCGCGGGTGAGCAACGCCGACGAGGTGCGCGCTCTGGGCATTGAAGTGGGGGATTTCGTCTCCTTCGACCCGCGCGTGGTCTGGCATCAGGGCTTCGTGCGCAGCCGCCACCTGGACGACAAGGCCGGGGTGGCCTGCGTGATGGCCGCCTGGCAGGCCCTGGCTGCCGCCGGGCAGCGGCCACACCAGACCACCTACTTTCTGGTGAGCAACTATGAGGAAGTCGGCCACGGGGCGGCTGGGGTCTTCCCGCCGGAGGTGGGGGAACTGGTCACCGTGGACATGGCCGCCGTGGGGCAGGGACAGGCCAGCGATGAGTTTCACGCCACCCTGTGCGTCAAGGATGGCGGCGGGCCGTACCACCACGGCCTGAGCCAGCGCCTGCGCCAACTGGCTGAGGAGCACGGCATCCTGTACAGGGTGGATGTGTACCCCTACTACGGCTCCGACGGCGAGGCGGCCTGGCGGGCCGGGGCCGACCTGGCCGTGGCGCTCATCGGGCCGGGGGTGGATGCTTCCCACAACCTGGAGCGCACCCACCTGGAGGCCCTGCTGGCGACCACGCGCTGGATCGAGGCGTATTTGCTCAGCAATTGA
- a CDS encoding acyl-CoA thioesterase, translating into MSKYRFYHPIEVRYGDLDPQGHVNNARYLTYMEQARVGYLRRVGLWDGRSFLDIGIIIAEARVTFKRPIHLGQPVRVGVRIPKLGNKSFRMTYRIEDAETGDLLAEGETVQVCYDYHTGQTTPIPEAWRVKIAAFEGIPPREG; encoded by the coding sequence ATGAGCAAGTACCGCTTTTATCACCCCATTGAGGTGCGTTACGGCGACCTGGACCCTCAGGGTCATGTGAACAACGCCCGTTATCTGACCTACATGGAGCAGGCGCGGGTGGGGTACCTGCGCCGCGTGGGTTTGTGGGATGGCCGCTCTTTCCTGGATATCGGCATCATCATCGCCGAGGCGCGGGTGACCTTCAAACGGCCCATTCATCTGGGGCAACCCGTGCGGGTGGGGGTGCGCATCCCGAAACTGGGCAACAAGAGTTTTCGCATGACCTACCGCATCGAGGACGCCGAAACCGGAGACCTGCTGGCTGAGGGGGAGACCGTGCAGGTGTGCTACGATTACCATACGGGGCAAACCACGCCCATCCCCGAAGCCTGGCGGGTGAAAATCGCCGCCTTCGAGGGCATCCCTCCACGGGAAGGATGA